A single Streptomyces mirabilis DNA region contains:
- a CDS encoding AraC family transcriptional regulator, with product MPADPLSDTLGLMDARCVISGGFTAGGDWALRFPPPGMLKITAVVQGGMSVSVEGLPEFARLGPGDVAVFDGSRAFVVASDPSVEPVDATTLFADASGSMIHYGGGEDAVFVGGHIELGRAGEELLLHALPPLLCVRSGAEEAPVMRWLLDQLLRELTARRAGADFAADQLAQLMFVQVLRAYLADADALPAGRLRALADERIAPALRLMHADPGRPWQLEELARAAAMSRTTFAERFRTVAGVPPLTYLLDWRMSLARRALRDGETSVSALAQRVGYTSESAFSNAFKRTTGVAPRRYRDGARAALTG from the coding sequence ATGCCTGCGGACCCGCTCTCCGACACCCTCGGCCTCATGGACGCCCGGTGTGTCATCTCCGGCGGCTTCACGGCCGGCGGCGACTGGGCGCTGCGCTTCCCACCGCCCGGGATGCTCAAGATCACCGCGGTGGTGCAGGGCGGCATGTCGGTGTCCGTGGAGGGACTGCCGGAGTTCGCCCGACTGGGGCCGGGTGATGTGGCCGTGTTCGACGGCAGCCGGGCGTTCGTGGTCGCGAGCGATCCGTCCGTGGAGCCGGTGGACGCCACGACACTCTTCGCGGACGCCTCCGGGTCGATGATTCACTACGGCGGGGGAGAGGACGCCGTCTTCGTGGGCGGGCACATCGAACTGGGCCGGGCGGGCGAGGAGTTGCTCCTGCACGCCCTGCCGCCGCTGCTGTGCGTCCGGTCCGGCGCGGAGGAGGCGCCGGTGATGCGCTGGCTGCTCGACCAGCTGCTGCGCGAACTGACCGCCCGGCGGGCCGGGGCCGACTTCGCGGCCGACCAGCTCGCCCAGCTCATGTTCGTCCAGGTCCTGCGCGCCTATCTCGCGGACGCCGACGCCCTCCCCGCCGGACGGCTGCGCGCCCTCGCCGACGAGCGCATCGCCCCGGCGCTGCGGCTCATGCACGCCGACCCGGGCCGCCCCTGGCAGCTGGAGGAGCTCGCCAGGGCGGCGGCCATGTCCCGGACCACCTTCGCCGAGCGCTTCCGGACCGTGGCCGGGGTGCCGCCCCTGACGTATCTGCTGGACTGGCGGATGAGTCTGGCCCGGCGCGCCCTGCGGGACGGCGAGACGTCGGTGTCGGCCCTGGCCCAGCGGGTCGGCTACACGTCCGAGAGCGCGTTCAGCAACGCCTTCAAACGGACGACGGGTGTCGCCCCGCGGCGCTACCGTGACGGCGCACGGGCGGCCCTCACGGGCTGA
- a CDS encoding nuclear transport factor 2 family protein: MSAANDRYENAVARYFEAWNATDRDALAKAVAAAWSADGSYTDPLAEVRGHDGIAAVIAAAHEQFPGFSFRPAGPVDGHHDIARFGWELVNEADGTAPVAGFDVITLDAADRIRSVHGFLDRVPTQ; encoded by the coding sequence ATGTCCGCAGCCAACGACCGTTACGAGAACGCCGTCGCCCGGTACTTCGAGGCCTGGAACGCCACTGACCGGGATGCGCTCGCCAAGGCGGTCGCCGCCGCCTGGAGCGCGGACGGCAGCTACACGGACCCACTGGCCGAGGTCCGCGGGCACGACGGGATCGCGGCGGTGATCGCGGCGGCGCACGAGCAGTTCCCGGGGTTCTCCTTCCGACCCGCCGGGCCGGTCGACGGGCACCACGACATCGCCCGCTTCGGCTGGGAACTGGTCAACGAGGCCGACGGCACGGCACCCGTCGCCGGATTCGACGTGATCACCCTGGACGCCGCGGACAGGATCCGCAGCGTGCACGGATTCCTGGACCGCGTGCCGACCCAGTGA